From the Daucus carota subsp. sativus chromosome 8, DH1 v3.0, whole genome shotgun sequence genome, one window contains:
- the LOC108199612 gene encoding pentatricopeptide repeat-containing protein At5g46580, chloroplastic: protein MATTFSSAIDVNYTKFSHGFTQIKRLPTKRFTISCNVSDPQKQNPSLAEQLKPLSDTTLSEDPKRDAQFLSKHKSTWVNPARRKPSVLNLQRHKKASYSYTPEVRDLKLFAKKINECDASEEAFMAVLEEIPKVPTRENALLVLNSLKPWEKAVLFFNWLKAQKLFPMETIFYNVVMKSLRFGRQFQIVEDLANEMIDNEVELDNITYSTIISCAKKCGRFDKAVEWFERMYKTGLMPDEVTYSAVLDVYAKLGKVEEAMSLYERGRASGWEPDSIAFAVLGKMYGEAGDYDGIRFVFEEMKALGVRPNLVVYNTLLEALGKAGKPALARSLFEDMIDSGITPDAKTLTALVKIYGKKRWARDALELWGRMKSNAWPMDFYLYNTLLNMCADLGLEEEAEGLFKEMKGLQNCRPDSWSYTAMLNIYGSGGNVDKALELFEEMAQSNVSLNVMGCTCLIQCLGRAKKIDDLVRVYEFAMARGVRPDDKLCGCLLSVASYFEGGDLDKVLSCLERASPKLFAFIKLLDKEDTVYGSVKETFKSILNNTAVEARRPFCNCLIDICRKRNLHVRAHELLYIGSEHGLYPGLHTKTSEEWCLNVRSLSVGAAQTALEEWVESLTKIVERQEALPELLSANTGAGTHKYSQGLATSFDLHVKELAAPFTQSEDKAGLFVATKEDIISWVQSKSPAVAVVA from the coding sequence atggCTACTACTTTCTCTTCTGCTATTGATGTGAATTACACTAAATTCTCACATGGGTTTACACAAATTAAGAGATTGCCCACAAAAAGATTCACCATTTCTTGTAATGTGAGTGACCCACAAAAGCAAAACCCCTCTTTAGCTGAACAATTGAAGCCTCTCTCTGACACAACTCTCTCTGAGGACCCTAAGAGAGATGCCCAATTCTTGTCTAAGCATAAGTCCACTTGGGTCAATCCTGCTAGGCGCAAGCCTTCTGTGCTTAATTTGCAGAGGCATAAGAAGGCTTCGTATTCGTATACGCCTGAGGTTAGAGACCTTAAGTTGTTTGCTAAGAAGATTAATGAATGTGATGCTTCTGAGGAGGCTTTTATGGCAGTTCTTGAAGAGATTCCTAAGGTGCCCACGAGAGAGAATGCACTTTTGGTGTTGAATAGTTTGAAACCTTGGGAAAAGGCGGTGCTTTTCTTTAATTGGTTGAAGGCCCAGAAGTTGTTTCCGATGGAGACGATATTTTATAATGTTGTGATGAAGTCTTTGAGGTTTGGGAGGCAGTTTCAGATTGTGGAGGATCTTGCGAATGAGATGATTGATAATGAGGTTGAGCTTGATAATATTACTTATTCGACTATTATTTCTTGTGCGAAAAAATGTGGGCGTTTTGATAAGGCGGTGGAGTGGTTTGAGAGGATGTATAAGACTGGATTGATGCCGGATGAGGTTACTTATTCCGCTGTTTTGGATGTTTATGCTAAATTAGGGAAGGTTGAGGAGGCGATGAGTTTGTATGAGAGGGGGAGGGCTAGTGGGTGGGAACCTGATTCTATTGCTTTTGCGGTGTTGGGGAAAATGTATGGTGAGGCTGGGGATTATGATGGTATTAGGTTTGTGTTTGAAGAGATGAAAGCTCTTGGGGTTCGACCGAATTTGGTTGTGTATAATACATTGTTGGAAGCATTGGGTAAAGCTGGAAAGCCTGCTTTGGCTAGGAGTTTGTTCGAGGATATGATTGATTCAGGTATTACACCGGATGCCAAAACACTGACTGCGCTTGTCAAGATTTATGGTAAGAAAAGGTGGGCTCGTGATGCACTGGAGCTTTGGGGGCGCATGAAGTCTAATGCGTGGCCAATGGATTTCTATCTTTATAATACATTGTTGAATATGTGTGCTGATCTTGGGTTGGAGGAGGAAGCAGAGGGGCTCTTTAAGGAAATGAAGGGGTTGCAGAATTGTAGACCTGACAGTTGGAGTTACACTGCAATGCTGAATATATATGGAAGTGGTGGAAATGTTGACAAGGCACTGGAATTGTTCGAGGAGATGGCCCAATCGAATGTTTCACTCAATGTTATGGGATGCACTTGTCTGATTCAGTGCTTGGGAAGGGCcaaaaaaattgatgatttagtCAGGGTTTATGAATTTGCAATGGCCAGAGGGGTAAGGCCGGATGATAAGCTCTGTGGATGCTTGCTCTCTGTTGCCTCGTATTTTGAGGGAGGGGATCTGGACAAGGTCCTTAGTTGTTTAGAACGAGCTAGTCCCAAATTATTTGCTTTCATAAAGTTGCTTGACAAGGAAGATACTGTTTATGGGTCTGTAAAAGAAACTTTTAAGTCCATACTTAATAACACTGCAGTTGAGGCTAGAAGACCCTTTTGCAATTGCTTGATAGATATATGTCGAAAGAGAAATCTTCATGTAAGAGCACACGAGTTGCTTTATATTGGATCCGAGCATGGTTTGTACCCAGGATTACACACTAAGACGTCAGAGGAGTGGTGTTTAAATGTTCGATCTCTATCAGTAGGTGCGGCACAAACTGCATTAGAAGAATGGGTGGAGTCTCTGACTAAGATTGTTGAACGTCAAGAGGCATTGCCAGAACTACTATCTGCCAACACGGGTGCAGGAACACATAAATATTCCCAAGGACTGGCTACTTCATTTGATTTGCATGTGAAGGAGCTTGCAGCACCTTTTACACAGAGTGAAGACAAAGCTGGGCTTTTTGTGGCAACAAAAGAAGATATAATATCATGGGTGCAATCGAAGTCTCCAGCAGTTGCTGTTGTTGCATAA
- the LOC108199932 gene encoding large ribosomal subunit protein eL20, with translation MVTYKFHQYQVVGRALPTESDEHPKIYRMKLWATNEVRAKSKFWYFLRKLKKVKKSNGQMLAINEIFEKNPTTIKNYGVWLRYQSRTGYHNMYKEYRDTTLNGAIEQMYTEMGSRHRVRNHCIQIIKTATIPAKLCKRESTKQFHNSKIKFPLVSKKVRPPSRKLKTTYKASKPNLFV, from the exons ATGGTGACTTACAAG TTCCATCAGTATCAGGTGGTCGGAAGAGCTTTACCGACGGAGAGCGATGAGCATCCCAAGATTTACCGGATGAAGCTTTGGGCTACTAATGAAGTTCGCGCCAAATCCAAGTTctg GTACTTTTTGAGGAAGTtgaagaaagtgaagaagaGCAATGGTCAAATGCTTGCTATCAACGAG ATCTTTGAGAAAAATCCTACGACAATTAAGAACTATGGCGTTTGGTTGAGGTACCAGAGTAGGACTGGATATCATAACATGTACAAAGAGTACCGTGACACCACTCTGAATGGTGCTATTGAGCAGATGTACACTGAAATGGGTTCTCGTCACAGAGTTCGTAACCACTGCATTCAAATCATAAAGACTGCCACCATTCCGGCCAAGCTCTGCAAGAGGGAGAGCACCAAACAGTTCCACAACTCCAAAATCAAGTTCCCGTTGGTTTCCAAGAAGGTTAGGCCACCAAGCAGGAAGCTGAAGACAACATACAAGGCATCCAAGCCTAACTTGTTTGTGTAA